TGTTTTTCGACCCCATTGTCGTCGTCTTCATGCGCATGGCCCTTTCGGGTTTTCTGTTTCTGCTCGTGCTGCCGCGCTGGCGTCCCCGTAATCTGCGCAGGGAGGATCTGGGGTTCATGGTTTTCATGGCCCTGTGCGAACCGTGTTTCTATTTCGTGTTCGAGGGCCAGGCTCTGACCCTGACCTCGGCTTCCCAGGCAGGCATGGTCGCGGCCACGCTGCCGATTCTGGTGGCGGTCTGCGCGGGCTTTTTTCTTGGCGAGCAACTGACCTCGCGCTCATGGACCGGACTTGTCCTGGCCCTGGCCGGGGTGGTCTGGGTCAGCATCTCGGGTGTTGCAACGGAAACGGCTCCACGTCCGCTATTGGGCAATTTTCTTGAGCTGCTCGCCATGTTTTGCGCGGCGGGGTACACCGTGAGCATGAAAAAGCTCTGCGCCCGCTATTCCCCATGGTTCCTGACCGCCGTGCAGTCCATGGTGGGCACGGTTTTCTTTTTTCCGCTGCTTTTTCTGCCATCGACAGCGTTGCCGGTGGCTTTTCCCGTCGGCCCAAGTCTGGCCGTGCTCTACCTGTGCGTGTTCATAAGCATAGGCGCGTACGGTTTCTACAATTACGGGATCAGCAAGCTTCCGGCCTGGCAGGCCACGGCTTTTGTCAACCTCATCCCGGTCTTTTCCATGCTCCTGGGCTGGCTTTGCCTCGATGAGCGGCTCAATTTTTCGCAACTTGCGGGAGTGGGAGTGGTTTTTGCCGGCGTGCTGCTGTGTCAGCAGTGGCCGGAGACTGAAAACAGAAACACCCTCGTCCGCGATCTGTCGGAAGAGGGTGCTCTGGTTGAATCCGTGACGGTCTCCCTCGACGGGACGTCTCTTGAAAGTGTCCTTGTCCCGGTGCGCGGCAAGGACTGATTGAACGGGCGCCCGGTTCAAGGGGTGCGTCGTGAACCGGCGGTTGAGTCTAGAGCCGGGTCAGTCCTGCAGGAGCCGCCACGGCGGGAGTAAACGCTTCTTCGGTGGTCTTGCCGTCCCGGCCCACGATGGCCCGCACGCAAGGGATGTTTTTGCCGCTTCCGGCCAGAGCCTGGGCGACGATGCGCGAAAGTCCGGAGCAGCAGGGCACTTCCATCTCCAGGATGGTCACGGACTTGATCCTGTTCTGGGCAAAGACCTGCGTCAATCTCTCCACGTATTCCCCGGCGTTGTCGAATTTCGGGCAACCGAGCATGATGGTCCTGCCCGCCAGGAACCGAGCGTGGAAGTCCGGGGCCGCCACAGGGCAGCAGTCGCCCGCGATCAAAAGATCCGCGTCCTGCAGGAAGGGCGCGTGAGGCGGAATCAGTCGAATCTGAACCGGCCAGTGGGCCAGGGCGGAACCGACCTGCCCGGCGGGCACGTTGGCCTGCTCGCAGGGGCTCATTTGCATCATGCCGGCCGAAGGGCATCCCCCGTGACCGGGAGCGCGGGTCGAGACCTGGGCCGAGGGGCATCCCGAGTGATGGCCCGATCCGCCCATCTTGCGCACATGTTCCATGGCGGCGTCCTCGTCGAATTCTTCGGCTTCGCGTTCGATGATATGCAGCGCGTCCTCGGGGCAGTGCCCGATGCAGGCCCCAAGCCCATCACAAAACATATCCCTTACAATCTTGGCCTTGCCGTCGATGATGGCCAAAGCGCCCTCGGCGCATCCAGTCACGCACTGACCGCAGCCCGTGCATTTTTCTTCGTCTATTTCGATGATTTTTCTTTTCATGTGTTCCTCCGCTGTTTGTTGCGTGAGTCCTGTCTATGGGCTTTGAGATATGGTCGCTTTGAGCCATGTCAAAAATGAAGAGATTTGGGGGGGGGAGGATCAGTGGCTCGTGCTATTGATCTTTAAACGATGCGCGCATGGTTTGGGACATCAATTTTCCCCATTTGCCGCAGTATATGCCTGATCGGTCCGGTTTGGTTTGTCAGGGTAACGTAGCCGCAGGAGTCCATGTTCAACCATGGGATTCAAAAAACGCTGGCGCAAACCTTCGGAATTGCGGGCTACAAGCGTGGCGATTTCATTGCGTGAGAGCCATCTTCCCCGGCAGAGATCCAATACGATTTTTTCCATATCCTTCGGGGAGATACGTTGACGCTCTCTGGCCGGAGCAGCCAAGGTCAGAAGTTCTTCGTTATGCAGGGAGTTCTGGACCTTGGATAAGGAATGGTCGCCTTTATATAGGGAGTCAACGTCGTTATGTAGGGAGTTAACGTCGCTATGTAGGGAGTCAACGTCGTTATGTAGGGAGTGACTTTTCTTCGCGGAAAGACCGGTTGAAACTGGAAGGCGATAACGGCTCCAGCGACCGTGACCTTCTTGAAGTAATGCCGCTCTTGCAACCAGGGATTGTAGCAGCCTCGTCATATCGGCGGGATGTCCATCTGTGATCTGTCGCATGCGGGCATTGTCCACGCTCCCCTCTAGATCCGCTGTTACAAGAGCTTGTACTTCAAGTTTGTCGAATTTTAGAAACCTTGCTCCGAACAGCGCGTTCAGACGCTCCAACGACACTTCCGGGATCATGCTGACCATCGGCAGCATCCACAAAACACGATCAGGCTGAACCTGTTCACTGACTTTGGGGGAGCGCCAATGCTGGGATTCCCAACCACGGCGGATCTTGTCGACACCTGAACCCGCCTTTTCCGCGCCGCCGATCATCATGAACATAAGCTGCAAGGATTTATTCCTGCATTCGCTGACATTTCCTCGTAGCAATTGATCGATGGAAATGAGTAGGGTGCCGGGATTGGAAAACTCGAATCTGTCGCGGTACCGTTCAACGATGATGCCTCCCTGACCTTGGTGGTCGGCATGAATCAGGGCGTTGGCCAGAGCTTCGCGAATGGCCTCATGGACAACTGTCTCTCCTTTTCGAAAAAGATCTGTATCGAGTTGAAATTGAAGTTTGAGGTCGACTGACAGTCGTTGGATGACACGCAAATAGAATTGAAAAAGGTTACCTGCCCACGTACCGTCTAAAG
This genomic interval from Desulfomicrobium apsheronum contains the following:
- a CDS encoding DMT family transporter, giving the protein MAFFPALPFISLFVGMLLWGSSFVAFKYAVMFFDPIVVVFMRMALSGFLFLLVLPRWRPRNLRREDLGFMVFMALCEPCFYFVFEGQALTLTSASQAGMVAATLPILVAVCAGFFLGEQLTSRSWTGLVLALAGVVWVSISGVATETAPRPLLGNFLELLAMFCAAGYTVSMKKLCARYSPWFLTAVQSMVGTVFFFPLLFLPSTALPVAFPVGPSLAVLYLCVFISIGAYGFYNYGISKLPAWQATAFVNLIPVFSMLLGWLCLDERLNFSQLAGVGVVFAGVLLCQQWPETENRNTLVRDLSEEGALVESVTVSLDGTSLESVLVPVRGKD
- a CDS encoding ATP-binding protein, yielding MKRKIIEIDEEKCTGCGQCVTGCAEGALAIIDGKAKIVRDMFCDGLGACIGHCPEDALHIIEREAEEFDEDAAMEHVRKMGGSGHHSGCPSAQVSTRAPGHGGCPSAGMMQMSPCEQANVPAGQVGSALAHWPVQIRLIPPHAPFLQDADLLIAGDCCPVAAPDFHARFLAGRTIMLGCPKFDNAGEYVERLTQVFAQNRIKSVTILEMEVPCCSGLSRIVAQALAGSGKNIPCVRAIVGRDGKTTEEAFTPAVAAPAGLTRL
- a CDS encoding ATP-binding protein translates to MRWTDRLTLDGTWAGNLFQFYLRVIQRLSVDLKLQFQLDTDLFRKGETVVHEAIREALANALIHADHQGQGGIIVERYRDRFEFSNPGTLLISIDQLLRGNVSECRNKSLQLMFMMIGGAEKAGSGVDKIRRGWESQHWRSPKVSEQVQPDRVLWMLPMVSMIPEVSLERLNALFGARFLKFDKLEVQALVTADLEGSVDNARMRQITDGHPADMTRLLQSLVARAALLQEGHGRWSRYRLPVSTGLSAKKSHSLHNDVDSLHSDVNSLHNDVDSLYKGDHSLSKVQNSLHNEELLTLAAPARERQRISPKDMEKIVLDLCRGRWLSRNEIATLVARNSEGLRQRFLNPMVEHGLLRLRYPDKPNRTDQAYTAANGEN